In Populus alba chromosome 1, ASM523922v2, whole genome shotgun sequence, a single window of DNA contains:
- the LOC118040409 gene encoding probable disease resistance protein At4g27220, producing the protein MAIESVGESIVSKIAELLVEPAIRQFRYMFCFNNFVQEFNEQKKNLALTLDRLQKAVEVAERNAEEIAKDVNKWLEDANNEIKGVNPLENETGKNGKCFTWCPNWIRQFKLSKALAKKTETLRNLEENSKKFPTVSHKAPLQDIEFLPSKGFTPSESSKEAFEQIMKALKDDSVNMIGLYGMGGVGKTTLVKEVGRRAKELRLFDEVLIATVSQNPNVTDIQDQMADSLGLRFDEKSKKGRADRLWQRLQGKKILIIVDDVWRVINLEEIGIPFGDAHGDCKILLTTRLKDICSYMECQQKVLLSLLSENEAWALFKINAGLHDEDSTLNTVAKKVARECKGLPIALVTVGRALRDKSAVEWEVASKELKNSQFQHMEQIDEQKNAYACLKLSYDYLKHEKTKLCFLLCCLFPEDYNIPIEDLTRYAVDYGLHQDAESIEDARERVYVEIKTLKACCMLLGTRREEYVKMHDLVRDVAIQIASSEKYGFMVKAGFGLKEWPLSNKSFEDCTVVSLMGNKLAELPEELVCPQLKVLLLELDDDLNVPERFFDGMKAIEVLSLHGGCLSLQSLELSTNLQTLLLRRCECKDLNWLRKLQRLKILVFMWCDSIEELPDEIGELKELRLLDVTGCELLRRIPVNLIARLKKLEELLIGDESFKGWDVVGCDSTEGINASLTELSSLSHLAVLSLKIPKVECIPRDFVFPSLLKYDIVLGDWYSELDKEYPTSTRLYLGDISATSLHAKTFEQLFPTVLEYVKVKECGDIRTLFPAKWRQALKNLRRVKTYDCKSLEEVFEFDEAEEGINEEKELPLLSSLTTLQLKDLPELKCIWKGPIRHVSLQSLIYLELLSLNKLTFIFTPSLARSLIHLETLQIKQCDELKRLIREQDGGDREIIPKSLRFPELQTLSIGECDKLEHVFPVSVSPSLLNLEHMMISFAYNLKQIFYSGEGDALTRDGIINFPQLTKLSLSSCSFFGPKSFTAHLPSLQVLTIQGYEESDNSLAQLQGLTRLEKLYLYFVYEPNMSCIWKVLPLSNLTILVVRNCKRLRYVFTDIMIPSLVQLKVLKISTCKDLEQIIAKNNDDEKNQILSGSDLQSLCFPNLCRLEIRRCNKLKSLFLVAMTSGLPKLQILKVSESSQLVGVFGQDDHASPVNVEKKMVLPYLQKLSLKELPSIVCFSLGCHDFLFPRLEKLEVYECLKLTTKFAIRTNGSMSAQSEVSQVAEDSRTGFFMPTTTCRMGGTVLGNSGGKVAGAEISGGAWVHAPPTRLETSGSGAPSSPLSSSIGDLFLFLRWLQIRLRSVRWRCCGWLRGAPPRWRGSGAGWPKKETVGLRKWRTALPVL; encoded by the exons ATGGCTATTGAAAGTGTTGGTGAATCCATTGTATCTAAGATAGCAGAACTCTTGGTGGAACCAGCGATAAGGCAGTTCCGTTACATGTTCTGTTTCAACAATTTTGTTCAAGAATTCAATGAACAAAAGAAGAACCTGGCTTTGACACTAGATCGTTTGCAAAAGGCTGTTGAAGTTGCTGAAAGGAACGCTGAAGAAATTGCGAAAGATGTCAACAAATGGCTGGAGGATGCAAACAACGAAATCAAAGGTGTGAATCCTTTGGAAAATGAAACGGGAAAAAATGGCAAATGCTTTACTTGGTGTCCAAATTGGATACGACAATTCAAGTTAAGCAAGGCACTGGCGAAGAAGACGGAGACTTTGAGAAACCTTGAAGAAAATAGCAAAAAGTTTCCAACAGTGTCCCACAAAGCACCTCTTCAAGACATAGAATTTCTTCCATCAAAGGGATTCACACCCTCAGAATCATCAAAAGAAGCTTTTGAACAAATTATGAAAGCTCTCAAAGATGACAGTGTTAATATGATCGGACTGTACGGCATGGGAGGGGTTGGTAAAACCACCCTGGTGAAAGAAGTAGGCAGGAGAGCAAAAGAGTTGCGTCTTTTTGATGAAGTTTTGATAGCCACGGTGTCCCAGAATCCAAATGTCACAGACATTCAGGATCAAATGGCAGATAGTTTAGGTCTGCGTTTTGACgagaaaagtaaaaaagggAGAGCAGATCGATTATGGCAGAGACTGCAGGGAAAGAAGATTCTTATAATTGTAGATGATGTCTGGAGAGTTATTAACCTGGAAGAGATAGGGATCCCATTTGGTGATGCTCACGGGGATTGTAAAATTCTTCTAACAACACGTCTTAAGGATATATGTTCTTATATGGAGTGCCAGCAAAAAGTATTGTTAAGTCTCTTATCTGAAAATGAAGCATGGGCTTTATTCAAAATCAATGCAGGTTTACATGATGAGGACTCTACCTTGAACACAGTGGCAAAGAAGGTTGCGAGAGAATGTAAAGGATTGCCTATAGCACTTGTGACAGTGGGAAGGGCTTTAAGAGATAAATCTGCTGTTGAGTGGGAAGTAGCGTCTAAAGAGCTCAAAAACTCTCAATTTCAGCACATGGAACAAattgatgaacaaaaaaatgcaTATGCATGTCTTAAGTTGAGTTATGATTATTTGAAGCACGAGAAAACCAAGTTATGTTTCTTGCTATGCTGTTTATTTCCAGAAGATTACAACATTCCAATTGAGGACTTGACGAGATATGCAGTTGACTACGGGTTACATCAAGACGCGGAGTCCATTGAAGATGCAAGGGAACGAGTTTATGTGGAGATAAAAACCCTCAAAGCTTGTTGTATGCTGTTAGGAACTAGAAGAGAAGAATATGTGAAAATGCATGACTTGGTTCGTGATGTTGCTATTCAGATAGCATCATCAGAAAAATACGGATTCATGGTAAAGGCTGGCTTTGGGTTGAAGGAGTGGCCATTGAGCAATAAAAGCTTTGAAGATTGTACAGTAGTTTCGTTAATGGGCAATAAACTAGCAGAACTTCCTGAAGAATTGGTGTGTCCACAGCTCAAAGTTCTTTTATTAGAACTGGATGATGATTTGAATGTTCCAGAGAGGTTTTTTgatgggatgaaagcaatagaAGTTTTGTCTCTACATGGAGGGTGTTTGTCATTGCAATCACTTGAACTCTCAACGAACCTTCAGACTTTGCTGTTGAGAAGGTGTGAATGCAAGGACCTCAATTGGTTGAGAAAGCTGCAAAGACTTAAGATTCTTGTTTTCATGTGGTGCGACTCCATTGAAGAATTACCTGATGAAATTGGGGAGCTCAAGGAGTTAAGGTTGTTGGACGTTACAGGTTGTGAATTGCTAAGAAGGATTCCTGTGAATTTGATTGCAAGGTTGAAGAAGTTAGAAGAACTGTTGATTGGGGATGAGAGCTTCAAGGGATGGGATGTTGTTGGATGTGACAGCACAGAAGGAATCAATGCAAGCCTAACAGAACTAAGTTCGCTGTCTCATTTAGCTGTATTATCATTGAAGATACCGAAGGTTGAATGCATTCccagagattttgtttttcccagCTTGCTCAAATATGATATAGTGTTAGGGGATTGGTATTCAGAACTCGATAAAGAATACCCAACCTCGACAAGATTATATTTGGGTGATATAAGCGCCACATCCTTACatgcaaagacatttgagcagtTGTTTCCTACCGT ATTAGAATATGTCAAAGTGAAAGAATGTGGGGATATTCGCACTCTGTTTCCAGCAAAATGGCGGCAAGCTTTGAAAAATCTAAGGAGAGTGAAAACTTATGACTGCAAATCATTGGAAGAGGTATTTGAATTTGATGAGGCTGAAGAAGGAATTAACGAGGAGAAGGAGCTGCCGCTACTGTCATCTTTAACAACGTTACAGTTGAAAGATTTACCTGAGCTCAAATGTATATGGAAGGGGCCCATTAGACATGTCAGCCTCCAAAGTCTTATTTATCTGGAGTTGTTGTCTCTTAACAAACTGACATTTATCTTCACACCGTCCCTCGCTCGAAGTCttattcatctggaaacactaCAGATCAAACAATGTGATGAATTGAAGCGTCTTATCAGAGAACAAGATGGTGGTGACAGGGAAATAATTCCAAAGTCTCTTCGCTTCCCAGAATTACAAACTCTCTCTATAGGTGAATGTGATAAACTGGAACATGTCTTCCCTGTCTCCGTGTCTCCAAGTCTTCTGAACCTGGAACATATGATGATTTCTTTTGCttataatttaaagcaaatatttTATAGTGGAGAAGGAGATGCACTCACTAGAGATGGAATCATCAACTTCCCTCAGCTAACAAAATTGTCTCTTTCAAGTTGCAGCTTTTTTGGTCCAAAGAGTTTTACTGCCCATTTGCCTTCTTTGCAAGTGTTAACAATTCAAGGCTACGAAGAATCGGATAATTCGTTGGCACAACTACAA GGGTTAACACGTTTGGAAAAGTTATATTTGTACTTTGTGTATGAACCTAACATGAGCTGTATATGGAAAGTTCTCCCGCTGAGCAATTTGACTATTTTGGTGGTGAGGAACTGTAAGAGACTGAGATATGTATTTACAGACATCATGATTCCTAGTTTAGTTCAACTGAAAGTTCTAAAGATATCAACTTGTAAGGATTTGGAGCAAATAATTGCTaagaataatgatgatgaaaagaatCAAATATTGTCAGGAAGTGATCTCCAATCTTTATGCTTCCCCAATTTGTGTCGACTTGAAATCAGAAGATGCAACAAGTTGAAGAGTCTCTTTCTAGTAGCCATGACTTCAGGTCTCCCAAAGCTCCAAATACTTAAAGTAAGTGAATCCTCTCAACTAGTGGGAGTATTTGGGCAGGATGATCATGCTTCACCAGTTAATGTCGAGAAGAAGATGGTGCTCCCTTATCTGCAAAAGTTGTCTCTAAAAGAATTACCAAGCATTGTCTGCTTTAGTCTTGGGTGTCATGATTTCTTATTCCCTCGTTTGGAGAAGTTGGAGGTGTATGAATGTCTAAAGCTGACCACAAAATTTGCTATTAGAACAAATGGTTCAATGAGTGCTCAATCAGAG GTATCTCAAGTAGCTGAGGATTCAAGAACTGGTTTCTTCATGCCAACCACCACTTGTAGAATGGGAg GAACAGTGCTCGGGAACAGTGGCGGGAAGGTTGCTGGGGCAGAAatcagtggcggcgcgtgggttcacgcgccaccGACAAGGCTGGAAACCAGTGGATCGGGAGCACCTTCTTCTCCTTTGTCTTCGTCCATCGGCG aTCTGTTTCTCTTCCTTCGCTGGTTGCAGATCCGGTTGAGGAGTGTTCGGTGGCGGTGCTGTGGATGGCTTAGAGGAGCGCCGCCGAGATGGAGAGGGTCTGGTGCTGGTTGGCCGAAGAAAGAGACCGTGGGTCTGCGAAAATGGAGAACGGCTCTGCCCGTTCTCTGA